One Setaria viridis chromosome 7, Setaria_viridis_v4.0, whole genome shotgun sequence genomic region harbors:
- the LOC117863340 gene encoding probable protein phosphatase 2C 37 has translation MVMASAGDGSQASASFSSTPECRIRRRRRLAPLPVSTAAGSSESAGASAAGPSREKRIRPASPTSSSSATSDVDSDVEQGEEVDEAVEEEELRPLPPAGPLHQVLAAAAAQAAWPVAFGSLSVAGRSRDMEDTVSLRPGFHTWVDGSPMHFFGVFDGHGGSHVSELCRDRMHEFLAEELAAEAASFAQRLSRRQQKAAAGEGTSAAGATTSGGGVQDEEQQQEERAWRAALSRTFRRVDALASLACACGRIASPPCRCPLSGNSGIVGSTAVVAVLVRGRLVVANCGDSRAVLCRGGGPGAATPVPLSDDHKPNRPDELARIQAAGGRVVFNNGHRVRGILAMSRALGDRMLRPEVIAEPEITVTDRTPEDECLILASDGMWDAVPNEIACSVARQCLQDGNPADAAAAGGTGPEPEPRCSNAASLLVRLAFGRDSWDNISVVVIDLQQRE, from the exons ATGGTGATGGCTAGCGCCGGCGACGGGAGCCAGGCATCAGcgtccttctcctccaccccgGAATGCCGGATACGCAGGCGGCGCCGCCTCGCGCCGTTGCCCGTGTCCACGGCCGCGGGATCCAGCGAgagcgccggcgccagcgccgcggGCCCGAGCCGGGAGAAGCGCATCCGGCCGGCCTCCCCGACTTCCTCGTCGTCGGCAACGTCAGATGTCGATAGCGACGTCGAGCAAGGTGAAGAAGTAGACGAAGctgtggaggaagaggaactgcggccgctcccgcccgcgGGTCCGCTGCATCAGGTtctggcggcggccgcggcgcaggCAGCGTGGCCGGTCGCGTTCGGGTCCCTGTCAGTGGCGGGGCGGTCGCGGGACATGGAGGACACCGTGTCGCTCCGCCCGGGCTTCCACACCTGGGTCGACGGCTCCCCCATGCACTTCTTCGGCGTCTTCGACGGCCACGGCGGATCCCAT GTGTCAGAGCTATGCCGGGACCGGATGCACGAGTTCCTGGCCGaggagctggcggcggaggcggcgagcttCGCGCAGCGCCTGAGCCGCCGGCAGCAGAAGGCCGCGGCGGGGGAAGGGACGAGCGCGGCCGGTGCCaccaccagcggcggcggggtgcaggacgaggagcagcagcaggaggagcgcGCGTGGCGCGCGGCACTGTCGCGGACGTTCCGGCGCGTAGACGCGCTGGCGTCCCTGGCGTGCGCTTGCGGGCGCATCGCGAGCCCGCCGTGCCGCTGCCCGCTGTCGGGGAACTCCGGCATCGTCGGGTCCACCGCCGTGGTGGCGGTGCTCGTccgcggccgcctcgtcgtGGCCAACTGCGGCGACTCCCGTGCCgtgctctgccgcggcggcggccccggcgccgccacgcccgTGCCGCTCTCCGACGACCACAAG CCCAACAGGCCGGACGAGCTGGCGCGGAtccaggcggcgggcggccgggtgGTGTTCAACAACGGCCACCGCGTGCGTGGCATCCTCGCCATGTCGCGCGCACTAG GAGACAGGATGCTGCGTCCTGAGGTGATCGCCGAGCCAGAGATCACGGTGACCGACCGGACACCGGAGGACGAGTGCCTGATCCTGGCCAGCGACGGGATGTGGGACGCGGTCCCGAACGAGATCGCCTGCTCCGTGGCGCGGCAGTGCCTGCAAGACGGGAACCCGGCcgacgcggcggcagcgggtggcaccggcccggagccggagcccCGGTGCTCCAACGCCGCCTCGCTCCTCGTCAGGCTCGCGTTCGGGCGGGACAGTTGGGATAACATCAGCGTCGTCGTCATCGATCTGCAGCAGAGGGAGTAA
- the LOC117863730 gene encoding probable protein phosphatase 2C 30, whose protein sequence is MHAGVRAVPGADARVPGGRARAGGGVLPGAPGARHGGRRDKRGRRQRRGAAWSEQAEEERAWRAAQERAFRRIDAQAALACACGRVIARPPCRCPRSPLTGYAGSTAVVAVLVAGRVVVANCGDSRAVLCRGPAGTPPVPLSDDHKCAIQNVIKQNVIMMNSSNVMRNSSQKLIFLVVKINVHVNTMRAINGDSMLRPKVITESKITITERTVDAQCLILRAMVYGM, encoded by the exons ATGCATGCAGGTGTCCGCGCTGTGCCGGGAGCGGATGCACGAGTTCCTGGCGGACGAGCTCGTGCGGGAGGCGGCGTCCTTCCTGGTGCGCCGGGAGCTCGCCACGGCGGGCGTCGGGACAAGCGAGGCCGGCGccagcggcgcggcgccgcctggtcggagcaggcggaggaggagcgcgcgtggcgcgcggcgcaggagcgggccTTCCGCCGCATCGACGCGCAGGCGGCGCTGGCGTGCGCGTGCGGCCGCGTCATCGCGCGCCCGCCGTGCCGCTGCCCGCGGTCGCCGCTCACCGGCTACGCCGGCTCCACCGCCGTGGTGGCGGTGCTGGtcgccggccgcgtcgtcgtcgccaacTGCGGCGACTCCCGCGCCGTGCTCTGCCGCGGGCCCGCCGGCACGCCGCCCGTCCCGCTCTCCGACGACCACAAG TGCGCCATACAGAACGTCATAAAACAGAATGTCATAATGATGAATAGCTCCAATGTGATGAGGAATTCGTCGCAGAAGCTcatatttcttgtagtgaaGATCAATGTTCATGTGAACACCATGAGAGCCATCAATG GAGATAGTATGCTCAGGCCTAAAGTCATCACTGAGTCGAAGATCACCATCACCGAGCGGACGGTAGACGCCCAGTGCCTGATCCTGCGAGCAATGGTATATGGGATGTGA